In Bacteroidales bacterium, the genomic stretch GTAAAGGTGCCTTCCTCAGGGTCAAGCCCTGATGCAATCCAGCAGGGTTGCGTTGCTATTATGTTTGGATTCAAAGAGAAGTAACCTGCTTTAGCTTTTTCCGGAGATATTTCCCTGTATACGATTGTTCACAGGCAGCAACCGTTTCAGGTGTCCCTTCACAAACCACCATTCCTCCCCTGTTGCCGCTTTCCGGGCCAAGATCAATTATCCAGTCAGCACATTTAATGACTTCCATATTGTGTTCTATCACAATGATGGAATTACCATGTTCTATCAGAGCCTGAAAGGCGTCCAGCAGTTTTCTGATATCATGGAAATGAAGGCCGGTAGTAGGTTCATCAAAAATGAAAACAGTACCTCCTTCTGCATTTTCATGGCTCAGAAAGGATGCCAGCTTAACCCTCTGGCTTTCACCGCCGCTGAGGGTACTGGACGACTGTCCCAGCTTAATGTATCCAAGACCCACATCGGCAAGCGGCCGGAGTTTCTCCACAACCCGCCTGCTCATGGTATTCTTCGACTGGCCGAAGAAAGCAATAGCCTCATCAACCGTCATTTCCAGTACATCGTATATGTTAGCTCCCTGGTAAGTTACCTCCAGCACATCTTCCTTAAAACGCTTTCCCTGGCAACTTTCGCAGACAAGGGTCACATCGGCCATAAACTGCATTTCGATGTGGATAACTCCCTCTCCCTGGCATTCTTCGCAGCGCCCTCCTTCCACGTTGAAAGAAAAATGAGAAGGATTCAGCCGGTAATGTTCGGCAACGGGCTGGGCAGCATACAATTTTCTGATTTCGTCCCAGGCCTTGATGTAGGTAACCGGATTGGAGCGGCTTGATCGTCCGATGGGATTCTGGTCAACCATCTCAACCGACCTGATGGCACCGATGTCTCCTTTTATTGTTCCGAACTGACCGGTTTTCTCGGCCGAATCATGGATCATTCTTTTCAGGGCAGGGTACAGAATATCGCATACAAGGGAAGATTTTCCCGAGCCGCTGACGCCGGTTACCACGGTCAGAATGTTCAAAGGAAACCTGACATCGATGTTCTTCAGATTGTTTTCCCTGGCTCCTGTAATTTCGATATAACTATTCCATTTTCTTCTCCTGGCCGGGACGGGAATCTCTTTCCTGCCCGTGAGATAGTCGGCGGTATAGCTGTTCTGACACGTTTCCAGTTCCTTATGGGTTCCGCAGAACATAATTTCTCCTCCCAGTCGCCCGGCACCGGGACCAATGTCAACAACGGTGTCGGCGGCCCTGATGATCTCTTCATCATGCTCAACCACCAGAACGGTATTGCCCGAATCACGCAGTTGTTTCAATACATGAATCAGCAGTCCGGTATCACGGGGATGCAGACCGATACTCGGTTCGTCAAGGATGTACAGGGAACCGGTCAGATTGCTTCCCAGCTGGGTAGCCAGACGAATCCGCTGTGATTCCCCTCCGGAAAGAGTTGATGACAAACGGTTAAGGGTTAGATAACCCAGCCCCACCTCTTCAAGGTACTGCAAGCGGCTCATAATTTCTTCGAGCAGCCGGGCGCTGATTTCACGTTCGTGTGCCGACAGACGAAGGGAACGGAAAAAAGTTGTCACTTCATTCAAAGGAAGCCGGACAAGTTCAGGAAGGCTTTTCCCGCCGATTTTTACCCACTCAGCCTGTTTTTTGAGCCGCATGCCTTTGCATTCAGGACATACCGTTCTTCCCCTGTACCTGGAAAGCAATACCCTGTATTGAATTTTGTATTTTTTCTCCTCAACATGCTGAAAAAAGGCATTGATGCCGGGAAAATATTTATTTCCTTCCCACAAAACCCGTTTTTGTTCCTCTGTAAGCTGATAATAGGGTTTATGAATGGGAAAACCGAATTTGTCGGCCTGCATGATCAGCCTTTCTTTCCAACGCTTCATTTTTTCGCCCTTCCAGCAGGCAATCGCATCTTCATATACAGAAAGGCCTTTATCGGGCACAACGAGATTTTCATCAATTCCGATGATGCTTCCATACCCTTCGCATACCGGGCAGGCGCCAACAGGACTATTGAAACTGAACATAAGTTCGGTAGGTTCCTCAAAACTGATTCCATCTGCTTCAAAGCGGTCGGAAAAATGTTCATTGATAGTCTGTTTTCCCTCCTCACCCGACATGATCCAGCACTCACCGTGCCCAAGAGTAAAGGCTGTCTGAACGGAATCACCGTAACGGGTTACTGAATCGGCATCATGCCCTACCACAAAACGGTCGATAACC encodes the following:
- the uvrA gene encoding excinuclease ABC subunit UvrA, which produces MPEVASEGKIIIKGARVNNLKSVNLTLDRDRLIVITGLSGSGKSSLAFDTIYAEGQRRYVESLSAYARQFLGRIQKPEVDVIKGLPPAIAISQKQGAHNPRSTVGTTTEIYDYLKLLYARIGKTYSPVSGKLVKKHSVTDVVDFILQQPEGTRLILACPLPAYGQKDLPQMLRLLLQQGITRLICGDKAMLIEEMEEEDLQKLQPSCTRMVIDRFVVGHDADSVTRYGDSVQTAFTLGHGECWIMSGEEGKQTINEHFSDRFEADGISFEEPTELMFSFNSPVGACPVCEGYGSIIGIDENLVVPDKGLSVYEDAIACWKGEKMKRWKERLIMQADKFGFPIHKPYYQLTEEQKRVLWEGNKYFPGINAFFQHVEEKKYKIQYRVLLSRYRGRTVCPECKGMRLKKQAEWVKIGGKSLPELVRLPLNEVTTFFRSLRLSAHEREISARLLEEIMSRLQYLEEVGLGYLTLNRLSSTLSGGESQRIRLATQLGSNLTGSLYILDEPSIGLHPRDTGLLIHVLKQLRDSGNTVLVVEHDEEIIRAADTVVDIGPGAGRLGGEIMFCGTHKELETCQNSYTADYLTGRKEIPVPARRRKWNSYIEITGARENNLKNIDVRFPLNILTVVTGVSGSGKSSLVCDILYPALKRMIHDSAEKTGQFGTIKGDIGAIRSVEMVDQNPIGRSSRSNPVTYIKAWDEIRKLYAAQPVAEHYRLNPSHFSFNVEGGRCEECQGEGVIHIEMQFMADVTLVCESCQGKRFKEDVLEVTYQGANIYDVLEMTVDEAIAFFGQSKNTMSRRVVEKLRPLADVGLGYIKLGQSSSTLSGGESQRVKLASFLSHENAEGGTVFIFDEPTTGLHFHDIRKLLDAFQALIEHGNSIIVIEHNMEVIKCADWIIDLGPESGNRGGMVVCEGTPETVAACEQSYTGKYLRKKLKQVTSL